The following are encoded in a window of Manihot esculenta cultivar AM560-2 chromosome 8, M.esculenta_v8, whole genome shotgun sequence genomic DNA:
- the LOC110620117 gene encoding uncharacterized protein LOC110620117 — translation MEYEDRYLQAQRPKYDCLLFDLDDTLYPLSSGLAKACGQNIKDYMVEHLGIEKGKITELGNLLYKNYGTTMAGLRAIGYDFDYDEYHSYVHGRLPYENLKPDPVLRSLLLSLPIRKVIFTNADKIHALKVLAMLGLEDCFEGIICFETLNSTHKSTISDDEDDIDFVGSSAAAAATTSNGPEIFDIIGHFAEANPSSALPKTPIVCKPSEIAIERALQIANINPQRTLFFEDSVRNIQAGKRVGLHTVLVGTSQRVKGADYALESIHNLREAVPELWEAEIKTEVGYPGKVPRETPVTA, via the exons ATGGAGTACGAGGATCGCTATCTCCAAGCACAAAGGCCTAAATATGACTGCCTTCTGTTTG ATCTTGATGATACCCTTTATCCACTCAGCTCTGGCCTTGCAAAAGCATGTGGCCAGAATATTAAAG ATTACATGGTTGAGCACCTTGGGATAGAGAAGGGCAAGATCACTGAACTTGGTAACCTTCTGTACAAGAACTATGGGACAACAATGGCCGGCCTCAGG GCAATTGGCTATGACTTCGACTACGATGAGTACCACAG TTATGTTCATGGGAGATTACCCTATGAGAACTTAAAACCAGACCCTGTCCTGAGGAGTCTGCTGCTGAGCCTTCCTATTCGAAAAGTT ATCTTTACAAATGCAGACAAAATACATGCCCTGAAAGTTCTTGCCATGCTTGGCTTGGAGGATTGCTTTGAAGGGATTATTTGTTTTGAGACTCTAAACTCTACCCATAAAAGCACCATCTCTGATGATGAAGATGACATTGATTTTGTGGGATcatctgctgctgctgctgcaacTACTAGTAATGGTCCTGAAATTTTTGACATTATTGGTCATTTTGCTGAAGCAAACCCAAGCTCTGCGTTACCAAAGACTCCTATTGTCTGCAAGCCATCAGAAATTGCCATAGAAAGAGCTCTTCAGATAGCTAATATTAATCCTCAGAGAACC TTGTTCTTTGAGGATAGTGTCCGCAACATTCAGGCTGGAAAACGAGTTGGTCTTCACACTGTGCTG GTTGGGACTTCTCAGAGGGTGAAAGGAGCAGATTATGCATTAGAAAGCATCCACAATCTGAGGGAAGCAGTTCCAGAGCTATGGGAAGCTGAAATTAAGACAGAAGTTGGATACCCTGGAAAGGTTCCAAGGGAGACACCTGTCACTGCTTAA